GAGTGGCTCCAGGGCTGGGCCCAGCACTTCCTGCAGAACTGGCGAGCCCTCGAGCTGGTCCCGGCTCTCGTCCCTGCCCTGATCCACCGGGCCCAAAGCTTGATCTTCTGCCGAGCCCTGATGAGCGTTCTCACTCCCAGCTACTGCTACTGTGTCCGGCTTTTCACCAACCGTTGCAGGAGGCACTGCTTCGGACATGGGCGGCATTTGAGCGTCCACCTCAACCATCAGCGCTCGTCTTCTGGCATACCGTCTGCAAACTGGGTGCCGCCGCCAACCTCCTGGCTCACGTCTTCTCCAGCTACCAGCTCATCGGCTAAGAGCTCAACGTCCGCTCCCTCTGCCTGCTGCGTTCCGCCGACATCTTCGGCATCAGCATCAGCATCAGCCTCATCACCAGCGTCGGCCGCACCGGTCACCTTGGCATAAATGGTCACGTACCGGTGAGGTTCCTCGCCGTGCGAGCGTGATTTCAAGCCCTCTTCGCGCACCAGGTCGTGCACAATCTTGCGCTCGAAGGAGTTCATTGGCCGCAAATCGACCGGCTCCCCGCTCTCTTGCACTTCATCGATGGCCGTGAGGGCTGTCTGCCGCAGTTTCTGCCGCTTTTCGTGCAAGAAGCCATCCACGTCGATAATCAGATGCGAGCGTTCGCCCGTGCGCTGCTGCACAGCCAAGCGGGTAAGCCGCTGGAGGGCATCTACTACTTCGCCGCCCTGACCGATGAGATGCTGAATATCGCTGTCATCATCAGCTACGATCTGCACGGTGGGCCGGTGGTTGCGCACCCCCATCTCAATATCGCCGTCATAATCGACAATATCGAGCAAGTCTTCCAAGTAGTCGGCCGCAATGTCCGCCTCTTCGTTGAGCTGTTCCATGCTCTTATTCGGGTCTAACTCCTGTGACATTCCTTACTCCTTACTCGCGCTCTCGCCCACTCGCACAGCCCTTGAGTACTTCCGATCGGACCAGCGCCCATCGCTCATTGATGGAAGCCGGTCCCGCCACTCAGGACCATACTTGCAGACCAGTTCTCCTTTGAGATTACTCACTACTCGGCCAAGCACACGCCCGGCCGATGTCGTCTGTTACTTCATTAATTTTTCCGACGTTTTCTACGAGGCTGCTCGCGTTGGTGCGACACTTTCTTGCCGCTGCGGGCTTCCTCTTCCAGTTCCTTCAGGCGCATCAGCTCTTCCTCCTCCAAGGACGGCAGATTCTTGCGGGCGCGCCGAGCGTTCTCGTGGCGGTGGTCGCGCTCCTGCTTTTCCTCAGCGGCTGGGGAGCCGGGAGTAGGCATATGGTAGACCTGGTAGAGCGTCTGGCCTAGGGTCCACACGTTGTTGGTCAGCCAGTAAATCAGCACGGCGAAGGGGAAGGCCACACCGGAGAAGATGTACATGACCGGGAAGAAGTAGGCCATCATCTTCTGCATCTTGTACTGCTGTCCCTCCATCGAGGCGCGGGGCAGGTTCTTGCGCACATTGTGGAACTGCGAGTAGAACATAGCCAGGCACATGAGGGCGATGAAGACGACGATAACGGCTTTTCCTGCGCCCTGAGCAGTCACGAAATTGTCAGAAATTCTTAGGCCAAAGAAGGTGGTTTGCTCGAATTCG
This window of the Bombiscardovia nodaiensis genome carries:
- the yidC gene encoding membrane protein insertase YidC; this encodes MFRSYNTFTFDQGIFGWFYKILRPIEWLMTYVMVWCHKALTFLGLKEGPGIAWALSVVLLVIFVRLLILPLFIKQMRSMQRMQAIQPKLMKIQNKYKGKKDAASREAASRETMKLYQDNHANPASSCLPALIQSPIFATMFYVLSAVPFIAHGTHDPLGAFTKDVASEFEQTTFFGLRISDNFVTAQGAGKAVIVVFIALMCLAMFYSQFHNVRKNLPRASMEGQQYKMQKMMAYFFPVMYIFSGVAFPFAVLIYWLTNNVWTLGQTLYQVYHMPTPGSPAAEEKQERDHRHENARRARKNLPSLEEEELMRLKELEEEARSGKKVSHQREQPRRKRRKN